AAATTGATCAATTGCATCAACTATTGGTTCTTTCTTAAATGGAATATGAATAACTCTGGCATTTCTATTGTTAATTCGTGTTGCTAATGCTTGAGGCCAGTAACTAGATAAAAGATTTGGCGCCATAATCTAGTCGAAATTTGGATAAACTGCAATGATAGGTATATTACAGGTGTCTATTGCATGTGAAATTTCAAATGGTACCCAATCTGTATCATTTTTAGTTGTTTCTGTAAGGATTAACAGCATATGTTTTGAGTTATTAAGCCTCGTTACTAACGCTCTACGAAGAGTTTCTCTTAATGACGTGTCTCGTACTGCTGATGTTTTTTCATGACTATTAATTAAATTAAATTCAATACTTTTATTAGAACTCCACATTTTGAGAGTGTTGTAGTATTTAATATCTGACGCTGTTGGGTCGCTTGTATTGTTAGCGTGAAAAGCTACGTATGTTCCATTACGATATGCCATTACTTTCTCTTTCAGTATTTACGGACATAACTTTTGTCAACGGACTAAACTCTAGACAAAAAATAGCTCTAAATATAAGAATCTAGAACTTGATTTAGATGATCTTTGATATCGTATAAATTCAC
This genomic window from Methyloradius palustris contains:
- a CDS encoding TIR domain-containing protein, translated to MAYRNGTYVAFHANNTSDPTASDIKYYNTLKMWSSNKSIEFNLINSHEKTSAVRDTSLRETLRRALVTRLNNSKHMLLILTETTKNDTDWVPFEISHAIDTCNIPIIAVYPNFD